One window of the Sulfitobacter alexandrii genome contains the following:
- the betI gene encoding choline-responsive transcriptional repressor BetI produces the protein MPKVGMEPIRRSALVEATIAEIGAAHSLDVTVGQIARRAGMSTALAHHYFGGKDQIFLAAMRHILAEYKEEVGKRLAGAGGGKARAVAIIEASFDETCFAPDTVSAWMTLYAASRTQPETRRLLRIYQRRLRSNLTHALRGISTRPQADADTLAALIDGLYLRAALSRDGRPDIARESALSTLDLLLKAST, from the coding sequence ATGCCCAAAGTCGGAATGGAACCGATCCGCCGCTCCGCACTGGTCGAGGCGACCATCGCCGAGATCGGTGCCGCGCATTCGCTTGACGTGACCGTGGGCCAGATCGCACGCCGCGCTGGCATGTCCACGGCACTGGCGCACCACTATTTCGGCGGCAAGGACCAGATCTTTCTCGCGGCGATGCGCCACATCCTTGCGGAGTACAAGGAAGAGGTCGGCAAACGTCTTGCCGGGGCAGGGGGCGGCAAGGCCCGGGCGGTGGCGATCATAGAGGCGAGCTTCGACGAGACCTGCTTCGCACCCGATACGGTCTCCGCCTGGATGACGCTCTACGCCGCCTCTCGGACCCAGCCGGAAACCCGCCGTTTGCTCCGCATCTACCAGCGCCGGCTCCGGTCCAACCTGACCCATGCGCTGCGCGGGATCAGCACCCGGCCGCAGGCCGACGCCGATACCCTCGCCGCCCTGATCGACGGGCTCTACCTGCGCGCCGCCCTTTCAAGGGACGGGCGGCCCGACATCGCGCGCGAAAGCGCGCTTTCCACCCTGGACCTGCTGTTGAAGGCGAGCACATGA
- the betB gene encoding betaine-aldehyde dehydrogenase: MPYETQPPASHFIDGAYVEEKAGTEIPVIYPATGEKIATLHAATPAIVKQAITAARRAQVEWAAMTGTERGRILRRAADIMRDRNHDLSVLETFDTGKPYQETSVADATSGADALEYFGGMAATLTGEHIQLGENWVYTRREPLGVCVGIGAWNYPTQIACWKGAPALACGNAMIFKPSETTPLCALKVAEILCEAGLPAGLYNVVQGMGDVGAALVSDPRVDKVSLTGSVPTGRKVYAAAAAGIKHVTMELGGKSPLIVFDDADIDNAVGGAILGNFYSSGQVCSNGTRVFVHSAIKEKFLTRLAERLDNAVIGDPMDPATSFGPMVSERQMNIVLDYIEKGRAEGARLVTGGARIDRDGYYLQPTVFADVTDDMTIAREEIFGPVMAVLDFDDEAEVLARANDTEFGLAAGVFTRDLGRAHRVAAAFQAGTCYINTYNDAPVEAPFGGSKMSGVGRENSKAAIEHYSQLKSVFVRMDDVEAPF; the protein is encoded by the coding sequence ATGCCCTATGAGACGCAACCGCCAGCCAGCCATTTCATCGACGGCGCCTACGTCGAGGAAAAGGCGGGCACGGAGATCCCGGTGATCTATCCCGCGACCGGCGAGAAGATTGCCACCCTGCACGCCGCGACCCCGGCTATCGTCAAACAGGCGATCACCGCGGCGCGCAGGGCGCAGGTTGAATGGGCCGCGATGACCGGCACCGAACGCGGCCGCATCCTGCGCCGCGCGGCCGACATCATGCGCGACCGCAACCACGACCTGTCGGTGCTGGAGACCTTCGATACCGGCAAGCCGTACCAGGAAACCAGCGTGGCGGATGCGACATCGGGAGCCGATGCGCTGGAATACTTCGGTGGCATGGCCGCGACCCTGACGGGCGAGCATATCCAGCTGGGTGAAAACTGGGTCTATACCCGCCGCGAACCGCTGGGGGTCTGCGTCGGGATCGGCGCCTGGAACTATCCCACGCAGATCGCCTGCTGGAAGGGTGCGCCCGCGCTCGCCTGCGGCAACGCGATGATCTTCAAACCCTCCGAGACGACCCCGCTCTGCGCTCTCAAGGTGGCCGAGATCCTCTGCGAGGCGGGGCTGCCTGCCGGGCTCTACAACGTGGTGCAGGGCATGGGAGACGTGGGCGCGGCGCTTGTTTCCGACCCGCGCGTCGACAAGGTCTCGCTGACCGGTTCGGTGCCCACGGGGCGCAAGGTCTATGCCGCCGCCGCCGCGGGGATCAAGCACGTCACCATGGAACTGGGCGGCAAGTCGCCCCTGATCGTCTTTGACGACGCCGATATCGACAACGCGGTCGGCGGTGCGATCCTGGGCAACTTCTACAGCTCCGGGCAGGTCTGCTCCAACGGCACGCGGGTCTTCGTGCACAGCGCCATCAAAGAGAAATTCCTGACGCGGCTGGCCGAGCGGCTGGACAATGCGGTGATCGGCGATCCGATGGACCCCGCCACCAGCTTCGGCCCGATGGTGTCCGAGCGGCAGATGAACATCGTGCTGGATTACATCGAGAAAGGCCGCGCCGAGGGCGCGCGCCTTGTGACCGGCGGGGCCCGGATCGACCGCGACGGGTACTACCTGCAACCCACCGTGTTCGCGGACGTCACCGACGACATGACGATCGCGCGGGAAGAGATCTTCGGCCCGGTCATGGCGGTGCTCGATTTCGACGACGAGGCCGAGGTGCTGGCGCGGGCCAACGACACCGAGTTCGGCCTCGCCGCCGGGGTCTTCACGCGCGACCTCGGGCGCGCGCATCGCGTCGCTGCGGCCTTTCAGGCCGGCACCTGCTACATCAACACCTACAACGATGCGCCGGTCGAGGCGCCTTTCGGCGGGTCCAAGATGTCCGGTGTCGGGCGCGAGAATTCGAAGGCGGCAATTGAACATTACAGCCAGCTGAAGTCGGTCTTCGTGCGGATGGACGACGTCGAGGCGCCGTTCTGA
- the betC gene encoding choline-sulfatase, translated as MTRPNILILMVDQLNGTLFPDGPADWLHAPNLKRLAARSTRFRNAYTASPLCAPGRAAFMSGQLPSATGVYDNAAEFASSIPTYAHHLRRAGYRTCLSGKMHFVGPDQLHGFEERLTTDIYPADFGWTPDYRKPGERIDWWYHNMGSVTGAGVAETSNQMEYDDDVAYNAVRQIYEYARGGDTRPWCLTASFTHPHDPYVARRKYWDLYEDCEHLLPTVPAMDYADHDPHSQRIFDANNWREFDITEDDIRRSRRAYFANISYLDDKIGEILQTLEDTRQAAIVLFVSDHGDMLGERGLWFKMSFFEGSSRVPMMIAAPQMEPGLNVTPVSNIDVCPTLCDLAGVSMDDVMPWTTGQSLVPLGQGADRAEPVAMEYAAEASQSPMVALRQGRWKYTNCAIDPEQLFDLDSDPHELTNLAEDPAHADTLERFRIEAAGRWDLEAFDADVRKSQARRWVVYEALREGGYYPWDYQPLRRASEQYMRNHMDLNILEESKRFPRGE; from the coding sequence ATGACCCGACCGAATATCCTCATCCTGATGGTGGATCAGCTGAACGGCACGCTGTTCCCCGACGGCCCTGCCGACTGGCTACACGCCCCGAACCTCAAGCGGCTCGCGGCACGCTCCACGCGGTTCCGCAACGCCTATACCGCCTCGCCGCTCTGTGCGCCGGGGCGGGCGGCCTTCATGTCCGGGCAACTGCCGTCGGCAACCGGCGTCTACGACAACGCGGCGGAATTCGCCTCTTCCATCCCGACCTACGCGCACCACCTGCGCCGGGCGGGATACCGGACCTGCCTGTCGGGCAAGATGCACTTCGTCGGCCCCGACCAGCTGCACGGGTTCGAAGAACGGCTCACCACCGACATCTACCCCGCCGACTTCGGCTGGACCCCAGACTACCGCAAACCGGGCGAGCGGATCGACTGGTGGTATCACAACATGGGGTCGGTCACCGGGGCAGGGGTGGCGGAGACATCCAACCAGATGGAATACGATGACGACGTCGCCTACAACGCCGTGCGCCAGATCTACGAATACGCGCGCGGGGGCGACACGCGGCCATGGTGCCTGACCGCCAGCTTTACCCACCCGCACGATCCCTACGTCGCGCGGCGCAAGTACTGGGATCTATACGAGGACTGCGAACATCTGCTGCCGACCGTGCCCGCGATGGACTACGCCGACCACGATCCGCATTCGCAGCGCATCTTCGATGCCAACAACTGGCGCGAGTTCGACATCACCGAGGATGACATCCGCCGCTCCCGCCGGGCCTATTTCGCCAACATCAGCTATCTCGACGACAAGATCGGGGAGATCCTGCAGACGCTGGAGGACACCCGGCAGGCAGCGATCGTCCTCTTCGTCTCCGACCATGGCGACATGCTGGGCGAGCGGGGGCTCTGGTTCAAGATGTCCTTCTTCGAGGGATCGTCGCGGGTGCCGATGATGATCGCGGCGCCGCAGATGGAGCCGGGCCTGAACGTCACCCCGGTCAGCAACATCGATGTCTGCCCGACACTGTGCGACCTGGCGGGGGTCAGCATGGACGACGTCATGCCCTGGACCACCGGGCAGAGCCTTGTGCCGCTGGGGCAGGGCGCCGACCGGGCGGAACCCGTGGCGATGGAATACGCCGCCGAGGCATCGCAATCGCCCATGGTGGCGCTGCGGCAGGGCCGGTGGAAATATACCAACTGCGCCATCGACCCCGAGCAGCTCTTCGACCTCGACAGCGACCCCCACGAACTGACGAACCTCGCGGAAGACCCGGCGCATGCCGACACGCTGGAACGGTTCCGCATCGAAGCCGCGGGCCGCTGGGACCTCGAGGCCTTCGACGCCGACGTGCGCAAGAGCCAGGCCCGCCGCTGGGTGGTCTACGAGGCACTGCGCGAAGGCGGTTACTACCCTTGGGACTATCAGCCGCTGCGTCGCGCGTCCGAGCAGTACATGCGCAACCACATGGACCTGAACATCCTCGAGGAAAGCAAGCGCTTCCCTCGCGGGGAATGA
- a CDS encoding LysE/ArgO family amino acid transporter: protein MSSFLPGFALSLTLILAIGAQNAFVLRQGLRQAHVFWVCMTCALSDAVLIAAGVAGFGGLAEHLPWFEPLMRYGGAAFLIWYGAQNALSAWRGGAALAVAGGDGAGLGATILTLLALTWLNPHVYLDTVVLLGSISAQYPDRLAFGAGAVLASFCFFFSLGFGARLLGPLFANPRSWQVLDAVIALTMWAIALRLLLM from the coding sequence ATGTCCTCATTTCTCCCCGGTTTCGCGCTCAGCCTCACGCTGATCCTGGCCATCGGTGCGCAGAACGCATTCGTCCTGCGGCAGGGGCTGCGGCAGGCGCATGTGTTCTGGGTCTGCATGACCTGCGCGCTGTCCGACGCCGTGCTGATCGCCGCGGGGGTGGCCGGTTTCGGCGGGCTGGCGGAGCATCTGCCGTGGTTCGAGCCCCTGATGCGCTACGGCGGCGCGGCGTTTCTCATTTGGTATGGCGCGCAGAACGCCCTGTCCGCCTGGCGGGGCGGCGCGGCCCTCGCCGTCGCGGGCGGCGACGGGGCCGGGCTGGGGGCCACGATCCTCACGCTACTGGCGCTGACATGGCTCAATCCACATGTCTATCTCGACACCGTCGTCCTGCTGGGATCGATCTCGGCCCAGTATCCGGACAGGCTCGCCTTCGGGGCCGGTGCGGTTCTGGCCAGCTTCTGTTTCTTCTTCTCGCTGGGCTTCGGCGCCCGGCTGCTCGGCCCGCTTTTCGCCAACCCGCGCAGCTGGCAGGTTCTCGACGCGGTCATCGCGCTGACCATGTGGGCGATCGCGCTCAGGCTGCTGCTGATGTGA
- the betA gene encoding choline dehydrogenase encodes MQAEFVIVGAGSAGCAMAYRLAEAGRKVIVIEHGGSDAGPFIQMPAALSYPMNMKTYDWGYRSEPEPHLGGRRLACPRGKVIGGSSSINGMVYVRGHAMDFDHWQETGARGWSYADVLPYFRRMENWHDMGHGGDPAWRGTDGPLHVSRGPRKNPLFDAFVRAGEQAGYHVTDDYNGEKQEGFGPMEQTVWGGRRWSAANAYLRPAQRTGNVQVIRALAQRVVIAEGRATGVEVIRRGRREVIGAEREVVLAASSLNSPKLLMLSGIGPAAHLAEHGIEVIADRPGVGRNLQDHLELYIQMASSQPITLYRHWNMLSKGLIGAQWLFTKTGMGASNQFESAAFIRSRAGVPYPDIQYHFLPIAVRYDGQAAAEGHGFQAHTGPMRSKSRGTVTLRSADPAAEPVIRFNYMSHPEDWEDFRTCIRLTREIFAQDAFKPFVKHEIQPGAALQSDAELDGFIREHAESAYHPCGTCRMGRADDPQAVVDPEARVIGVDGLRVADSSVFPRITNGNLNAPTIMVGEKVSDHLLGRDPLARANDIPWIHPDWETAQR; translated from the coding sequence ATGCAGGCGGAATTCGTGATCGTGGGGGCGGGGTCGGCGGGCTGCGCGATGGCCTACCGGCTGGCCGAGGCCGGGCGCAAGGTCATCGTGATCGAACATGGCGGGTCGGACGCTGGCCCCTTCATCCAGATGCCCGCGGCCCTCAGCTATCCGATGAACATGAAGACCTATGACTGGGGTTACCGGTCCGAGCCCGAGCCGCATCTGGGCGGGCGGCGGCTGGCCTGTCCGCGGGGCAAGGTGATCGGCGGGTCGTCCTCGATCAACGGCATGGTCTACGTGCGCGGGCACGCGATGGATTTCGACCACTGGCAGGAAACCGGCGCGCGTGGCTGGTCCTATGCAGACGTGCTGCCCTACTTCAGGCGCATGGAGAACTGGCACGACATGGGGCACGGCGGCGATCCGGCCTGGCGCGGGACCGACGGGCCGCTGCACGTCAGCCGCGGCCCCCGCAAGAACCCGCTTTTCGACGCCTTCGTGCGCGCGGGGGAACAGGCGGGGTACCACGTCACCGACGACTATAACGGCGAAAAGCAGGAAGGCTTCGGCCCGATGGAACAGACCGTCTGGGGCGGGCGGCGCTGGTCGGCGGCGAACGCGTACCTTCGGCCCGCGCAGCGCACGGGCAACGTGCAGGTGATCCGCGCGCTGGCGCAGCGGGTGGTCATCGCCGAAGGCCGGGCGACCGGGGTCGAGGTGATACGCCGGGGACGGCGCGAGGTGATCGGGGCAGAGCGCGAGGTCGTGCTCGCCGCGTCCTCGCTCAATTCTCCCAAGCTGCTGATGCTGTCGGGAATCGGCCCGGCGGCGCATCTGGCCGAGCACGGGATCGAGGTGATCGCCGACCGGCCGGGCGTGGGCCGCAATCTGCAGGACCACCTTGAGCTCTACATCCAGATGGCCTCCAGCCAGCCGATCACGCTCTACCGGCACTGGAACATGCTTTCCAAGGGCCTCATCGGCGCGCAATGGCTTTTCACCAAGACCGGGATGGGGGCGTCGAACCAGTTCGAAAGCGCCGCCTTCATCCGGTCGCGCGCGGGCGTGCCCTACCCGGATATCCAGTACCATTTCCTGCCGATCGCGGTCCGCTACGACGGGCAGGCCGCAGCCGAAGGGCATGGCTTCCAGGCGCACACCGGACCGATGCGGTCCAAGTCGCGCGGCACGGTGACCCTGCGGTCCGCCGATCCGGCGGCGGAGCCGGTGATCCGGTTCAACTACATGTCTCATCCCGAGGACTGGGAGGATTTCCGCACCTGCATCCGCCTGACCCGCGAGATCTTTGCCCAGGACGCCTTCAAACCCTTCGTGAAGCACGAAATCCAGCCGGGGGCCGCCCTGCAGTCCGACGCGGAACTGGACGGCTTCATCCGGGAGCACGCGGAAAGCGCATACCATCCCTGCGGCACCTGCCGCATGGGCCGCGCGGACGATCCGCAGGCCGTCGTGGACCCCGAGGCGCGGGTGATCGGCGTCGACGGATTGCGGGTGGCCGACAGTTCGGTCTTTCCGCGGATTACGAACGGTAACCTCAACGCCCCCACGATCATGGTCGGCGAAAAGGTGTCGGATCACCTTCTGGGGCGCGATCCGCTGGCCCGGGCCAACGACATCCCCTGGATCCATCCGGACTGGGAAACCGCCCAGCGTTAA
- a CDS encoding SLC13 family permease, which translates to MTTDQIILFTLFGAVFGLLLWGRFRYDLVAFAALMAGVVLGVVPSETAFAGFGHPATLVVALVLVVSAGLVRSGAVHLITRTLVDSSRSLGAHITLMGALGGVLSAFMNNVAALALLMPVDIQTARKAGRKPGLSLMPLSFATILGGMATLIGTPPNIIIASIRQESLGAPFRMFDFAPVGGLAAIAGLAFVALIGWRLIPARDDATLDPEDISQYIAELTVPEGNKQIGNRLSELFETAEKSDVAILGLIRDGKRRYGQSRNVVLQAGDALVLEATPDALDEFRTTLDLALADENREEQLRAGGEGVEIIEVVVPENTRLTGRTAQTVGLAWRQRTILLGISRKGRKITSSLRTTVIQPGDILLLLVPRETAAHVTDWLGVLPLADRGLTVTDNAKVWVAIGLFGGAVIAASLGLIYLPIALGLVVVAFVLTRIVPLSELYTHIEWPVVVLLGSMIPLGAALETSGGTELIAGALVSLTEGMAPWLVLTVLMVVTMSLSDVLNNTATTIVAAPVGIQMAQSLNVSPDPFLMAVAVAASSAFLTPIGHKNNTLILGPGGYSFGDYWRMGLPLEIIVVAVSIPAILFFWPL; encoded by the coding sequence ATGACAACAGATCAGATCATCCTCTTCACCCTTTTCGGCGCCGTGTTCGGCCTCCTGCTCTGGGGGCGGTTCCGCTATGATCTCGTGGCCTTCGCCGCCCTGATGGCGGGCGTCGTGCTGGGCGTGGTCCCAAGCGAAACCGCCTTCGCGGGGTTCGGCCACCCGGCAACACTGGTGGTCGCGCTGGTGCTCGTGGTCTCGGCCGGGCTCGTGCGGTCGGGGGCGGTTCACCTCATCACCCGCACGCTTGTCGATTCCTCGCGGTCACTGGGCGCCCACATCACCCTGATGGGGGCCCTGGGCGGTGTCCTGTCGGCCTTCATGAACAATGTGGCGGCCCTTGCATTGCTGATGCCGGTGGACATCCAGACCGCGCGCAAGGCCGGGCGCAAACCGGGGCTGAGCCTCATGCCGCTGAGCTTTGCCACCATCCTCGGCGGGATGGCGACGCTGATCGGCACGCCACCCAACATCATCATCGCCAGCATCCGGCAGGAATCGCTGGGCGCGCCCTTTCGCATGTTCGATTTCGCACCGGTGGGCGGGCTGGCCGCGATTGCGGGCCTCGCCTTTGTCGCGCTGATCGGCTGGCGGCTGATCCCCGCGCGGGACGATGCGACGCTCGACCCCGAGGACATCTCGCAGTACATCGCCGAACTGACGGTGCCCGAGGGCAACAAGCAGATCGGCAATCGCCTGTCCGAACTGTTCGAAACGGCGGAGAAATCGGACGTCGCCATTCTGGGTCTGATCCGCGACGGCAAGCGCCGCTACGGCCAGTCGCGCAACGTGGTCCTGCAGGCGGGCGATGCGCTGGTACTCGAAGCGACGCCGGATGCGCTCGACGAATTCCGCACCACGCTCGACCTGGCCCTGGCCGACGAGAACCGGGAGGAACAGCTCAGGGCGGGTGGCGAAGGAGTCGAGATCATCGAGGTGGTGGTGCCCGAGAACACACGCCTGACCGGACGCACCGCGCAGACGGTCGGGCTGGCCTGGCGGCAGCGCACGATCCTGCTGGGCATCTCGCGCAAGGGACGCAAGATCACGTCGTCCCTGCGCACCACCGTGATCCAGCCGGGCGACATCCTGCTGCTGCTCGTGCCGCGCGAAACGGCGGCCCATGTCACCGACTGGCTGGGCGTGCTGCCCCTCGCGGACCGGGGACTGACCGTGACCGACAATGCCAAGGTCTGGGTGGCCATCGGCCTGTTCGGCGGTGCCGTGATCGCGGCCAGCCTCGGGCTGATCTACCTGCCCATCGCGCTGGGGCTGGTCGTGGTGGCCTTTGTCCTGACCCGCATTGTGCCGCTCTCCGAACTCTACACCCACATCGAATGGCCGGTGGTCGTGCTTCTGGGCTCGATGATCCCGCTGGGTGCGGCGCTGGAAACCTCGGGCGGGACGGAATTGATCGCGGGCGCGCTGGTGTCCCTGACCGAAGGGATGGCCCCATGGTTGGTGCTGACAGTGCTGATGGTGGTCACCATGTCGTTGTCGGACGTGCTGAACAACACGGCCACGACCATCGTGGCCGCGCCGGTGGGCATCCAGATGGCGCAGTCGCTGAACGTCTCGCCGGACCCGTTCCTGATGGCCGTCGCGGTGGCAGCGTCATCGGCGTTTCTCACCCCGATCGGGCACAAGAACAACACGCTGATCCTCGGGCCCGGGGGCTATTCCTTCGGCGACTACTGGCGCATGGGCCTGCCGCTCGAGATCATCGTGGTCGCCGTGTCGATCCCCGCGATCCTGTTCTTCTGGCCCCTATGA
- a CDS encoding DMT family transporter, producing the protein MTSPRPHRPLIGIFWMLITGFCFLAVTALVKYMGPRLPSAEAAFIRYGIGLIFLLPAIGTLLRARPTGRQWSLFGIRGLCHALGVILWFFAMPRISIAELTALNYLAPIYVTIGAALFLGEKLAARRIIAVLLGLAGAAIILRPGFREVSPGHLAMLAAAVVFAGSYLLAKVLADEVRPALVVAMMSIFVTIGLAPFALPVWIAPTGRELMLLTAVAVFATAGHYTMTLAFAEAPVMVTQPVTFLQLVWATALGAVAFAEPVDIWVVLGGFVILGSVTFITWREAMLKREITPIKYQTKV; encoded by the coding sequence ATGACAAGCCCGCGCCCCCATCGTCCCTTGATCGGTATCTTCTGGATGCTCATCACCGGCTTCTGCTTTCTCGCCGTGACGGCACTGGTAAAGTACATGGGGCCGCGCCTGCCCTCGGCGGAGGCGGCGTTCATCCGGTACGGCATCGGGCTGATCTTTCTGCTGCCCGCCATCGGGACGCTCCTGCGGGCGCGCCCGACGGGACGCCAGTGGTCGCTCTTCGGCATTCGGGGGCTGTGCCACGCGCTGGGCGTGATCCTGTGGTTCTTCGCCATGCCCCGGATCTCGATCGCCGAACTGACCGCCCTCAACTACCTGGCGCCCATCTACGTGACCATCGGCGCGGCCCTTTTCCTCGGGGAGAAGCTGGCCGCGCGACGGATCATCGCGGTCCTTCTCGGACTGGCGGGGGCCGCGATCATCCTGCGCCCCGGCTTTCGCGAGGTCAGCCCCGGCCATCTTGCGATGCTGGCGGCAGCGGTCGTCTTTGCCGGGTCGTATCTGCTTGCCAAGGTCCTCGCAGACGAGGTGCGTCCGGCGCTCGTGGTCGCCATGATGTCGATCTTCGTCACGATCGGGCTTGCGCCCTTCGCGCTGCCGGTCTGGATCGCCCCCACGGGGCGGGAGCTGATGCTGCTCACGGCGGTCGCGGTCTTCGCGACGGCGGGGCACTACACGATGACGCTCGCCTTTGCCGAGGCGCCGGTCATGGTGACCCAGCCGGTCACGTTTCTCCAGCTTGTCTGGGCCACGGCGCTGGGCGCTGTCGCCTTCGCGGAACCGGTCGACATCTGGGTCGTGCTGGGCGGTTTCGTCATTCTCGGTTCGGTGACCTTCATCACCTGGCGCGAAGCGATGCTGAAGCGGGAAATCACCCCCATCAAGTACCAGACCAAGGTCTGA
- a CDS encoding YebC/PmpR family DNA-binding transcriptional regulator: MAGHSKWANIQHRKNRQDSVRAKVFSKMSKEITVAAKMGDPDPDKNPRLRLAVKEAKAVSVPKDVIDRAIKKSTVQDGEDYEEIRYEGYGPNGVAVIVEAMTDNRNRTASNVRSTFTKNGGNLGETGSVGFMFDRKGQVTYPASAGDADTVMMAAIEAGAEDVESSEEGHIIWCADTDLNEVSTALEAELGESESTKLVWRPTTTTEMDLENMEKLMKLVDALEDDDDVQRVTTNFEASDEVMEALNG; encoded by the coding sequence ATGGCAGGCCATTCCAAGTGGGCAAACATCCAGCACCGCAAGAACCGGCAGGATTCGGTTCGCGCCAAGGTGTTTTCCAAGATGTCCAAGGAAATCACGGTCGCAGCCAAGATGGGCGACCCCGATCCGGACAAGAACCCCCGCCTGCGTCTGGCGGTGAAGGAAGCCAAGGCGGTTTCCGTGCCCAAGGACGTGATCGACCGCGCGATCAAGAAGTCAACGGTTCAGGACGGCGAGGATTACGAGGAAATCCGCTACGAGGGTTACGGCCCCAACGGGGTGGCGGTGATCGTCGAAGCTATGACCGACAACCGCAACCGCACTGCCTCGAACGTGCGGTCGACCTTCACCAAGAACGGCGGCAACCTCGGCGAGACGGGGTCGGTGGGCTTCATGTTCGACCGCAAGGGGCAGGTGACCTATCCCGCGTCCGCGGGGGATGCGGACACTGTCATGATGGCCGCCATCGAGGCCGGCGCGGAAGACGTCGAGAGCTCCGAGGAAGGGCACATCATCTGGTGCGCGGATACCGACCTCAACGAGGTGTCCACGGCGCTGGAGGCGGAACTGGGCGAATCCGAATCCACCAAGCTGGTCTGGCGCCCGACGACCACCACGGAAATGGACCTCGAGAACATGGAAAAGCTGATGAAGCTCGTGGACGCGCTGGAGGATGACGACGATGTCCAGCGGGTGACCACCAACTTCGAAGCCTCCGACGAGGTCATGGAAGCGCTCAACGGCTGA